A genomic segment from Thermodesulfobacteriota bacterium encodes:
- a CDS encoding GTP cyclohydrolase, FolE2/MptA family: protein MKDVQSQADHRCIAIHKVGVKDIVYPITVLDRANAVQATVASFNMYVNLPHHFKGTHMSRFVEILHRFRGRVELPAVRLMLDETRRRLQAESAHVEIAFPYFLRRPDGRGSEAIREYQCRMHGSAGERDDLSLTVEVPIAAPTPSGGGRGLPRSLGRWGQALVSLRFRHFIWLEEVIDLVEAVTSHGLTWPAASGDREEGLTVEGLARALASRLALHPDIGSGTVEVENLAAGYSTFAVVHWPQAEYGQRDHS, encoded by the coding sequence ATGAAGGACGTCCAAAGCCAGGCGGATCACCGCTGCATCGCCATCCACAAGGTGGGGGTCAAGGACATCGTCTATCCCATCACCGTCCTTGACCGGGCCAACGCCGTCCAAGCCACCGTTGCCTCCTTCAACATGTACGTCAACCTGCCCCACCACTTCAAGGGCACCCATATGAGCCGGTTCGTGGAGATCCTCCACCGGTTCCGGGGCCGGGTGGAGCTGCCGGCGGTGCGCCTGATGCTCGACGAGACCCGGCGGCGCCTGCAGGCCGAGTCGGCCCATGTGGAGATCGCCTTTCCCTATTTTCTCCGCCGTCCGGACGGCCGCGGCAGCGAGGCCATCCGGGAGTACCAGTGCCGCATGCATGGCTCGGCAGGCGAGCGGGACGATCTGTCGTTGACGGTGGAGGTGCCCATCGCCGCCCCGACGCCGTCCGGCGGCGGCCGTGGCCTGCCGCGCTCGCTGGGACGCTGGGGCCAGGCCCTGGTCTCCTTGCGCTTCCGGCACTTCATCTGGCTGGAGGAGGTGATCGACCTGGTGGAGGCGGTCACCAGCCACGGCCTCACCTGGCCGGCCGCGTCCGGCGACCGGGAGGAGGGCCTGACCGTGGAGGGCCTGGCCCGGGCCCTGGCCAGCCGCCTGGCCCTCCACCCGGACATCGGCTCCGGCACCGTCGAGGTGGAGAACCTGGCCGCCGGCTACAGCACCTTCGCCGTGGTGCACTGGCCACAGGCGGAGTACGGACAACGCGATCATTCCTGA
- a CDS encoding response regulator: MSGKQKKILLVDDEESIHLLYKEELEDEGYEVHSALSGDEALRKYNIVLPDLVVLDINMPGMNGIEVLRRLKEIKPTLPVILSSAYNEYKQDLGSWASDDYLVKSSNLDELKRAIKQHLP; the protein is encoded by the coding sequence GTGAGCGGTAAGCAGAAGAAGATCCTGTTGGTGGACGACGAGGAGAGCATCCATCTTCTCTACAAGGAAGAACTGGAAGATGAGGGCTACGAGGTGCACTCCGCCCTGTCCGGCGACGAGGCCCTGCGCAAATACAACATTGTGCTCCCGGATCTGGTGGTGCTGGACATCAACATGCCGGGCATGAACGGCATCGAGGTCCTGCGACGGCTCAAGGAGATCAAGCCGACCCTGCCGGTGATCCTCTCCTCGGCCTACAACGAGTACAAGCAGGATCTGGGCTCCTGGGCGTCCGACGACTACCTGGTCAAGTCCTCCAACCTGGACGAGCTGAAGCGGGCCATCAAGCAGCACCTGCCCTGA